One part of the Anaeromyxobacter sp. Fw109-5 genome encodes these proteins:
- a CDS encoding J domain-containing protein, with product MTKTAEITVEQLVRAGRVLFGASFAPESSTWRPALRDAYRRRALETHPDRARALGRTEAELAREFGRVADAYRLLSALAAATPARVAPRRGSATARAPVRPSQPPRAAPRAAPPPPVASARHGGLPRRRLRLAEFLYYSGRVPWSAFVAAIAWQRAQRPPLGRIAVDLGFLAREDVGAILARRRADAATAERFGEYALRRGFLTRLQLLAAVGRQGRLQRRIGEYFVESGWLDLRALDAARAELLGHNARFR from the coding sequence GTGACCAAGACGGCGGAGATCACGGTCGAGCAGCTGGTGCGCGCAGGCCGCGTGCTCTTCGGGGCGTCGTTCGCCCCGGAATCGTCGACCTGGCGCCCGGCGCTGCGCGACGCGTACCGGCGCCGGGCGCTGGAGACGCATCCGGACAGGGCGCGCGCGCTCGGCCGGACCGAGGCGGAGCTCGCGCGCGAGTTCGGGAGGGTCGCCGACGCGTACCGGCTCCTGTCCGCGCTCGCGGCCGCGACCCCGGCGCGGGTGGCTCCGCGGCGTGGCTCCGCTACCGCGCGAGCCCCCGTCCGGCCTTCCCAGCCGCCGCGCGCCGCGCCCCGAGCCGCCCCGCCACCGCCCGTCGCGTCCGCGCGCCACGGCGGCCTGCCGCGGCGCCGCCTGCGGCTCGCCGAGTTCCTCTACTACTCGGGGCGCGTCCCCTGGTCCGCGTTCGTCGCGGCGATCGCGTGGCAGCGCGCGCAGCGCCCTCCGCTCGGCCGCATCGCCGTGGACCTCGGCTTCCTCGCACGGGAGGACGTCGGCGCCATCCTGGCCCGCCGCCGGGCCGACGCCGCGACCGCGGAGCGGTTCGGCGAGTACGCGCTGCGCCGCGGCTTCCTCACGCGGCTGCAGCTCCTCGCGGCCGTCGGCCGGCAGGGGCGGCTCCAGCGACGAATCGGCGAGTACTTCGTGGAGAGCGGCTGGCTCGACCTCCGCGCGCTCGACGCGGCGCGGGCCGAGCTGCTCGGGCACAACGCGCGGTTCAGGTGA
- the queF gene encoding preQ(1) synthase → MPTKPARDLQTFPNPKPDRPYEIAMECPEFTCVCPVTGQPDFATIRLRYVPAERCVELKSLKLYLWSFRDEGTFHEAVTNRICDDIVQAIAPRWIEVVGDFAVRGGIHTVVTARHGERPAGV, encoded by the coding sequence ATGCCGACGAAGCCCGCTCGAGACCTCCAGACCTTCCCGAACCCGAAACCCGACCGGCCTTACGAGATCGCGATGGAGTGCCCGGAATTCACCTGCGTGTGCCCGGTAACCGGGCAGCCGGACTTCGCGACCATCCGGCTTCGCTACGTCCCGGCCGAGCGCTGCGTCGAGCTGAAGAGCCTGAAGCTGTACCTGTGGAGCTTCCGGGACGAGGGGACGTTCCACGAGGCCGTGACGAACCGGATCTGCGACGACATCGTCCAGGCGATCGCGCCGCGCTGGATCGAGGTGGTGGGCGACTTCGCCGTCCGGGGCGGCATCCACACGGTCGTGACGGCGCGCCACGGCGAGCGCCCGGCGGGCGTCTGA
- a CDS encoding NAD(P)H-quinone oxidoreductase produces the protein MKAVLFDGKGGPEIVRFAETSDPAPARGEVLVRVRAAALNRADLLQRRGLYPPPPGTREDIPGLELAGEVAAVGAGVTAWKAGDRVMAIASGEAQAELAVAHERMLVRIPDALSSEDAAAIPEACVTSHDALFTLGGLRPGWPVLVHAIGSGVSTAALQIAKAAGATVIGTSRTADKLERARALGLDHGILVAKDEPRFAEEVRRLTGKRGCPLVLDFVGAPYAAENLAALASGGRVVVIGTMGGPKAQLDLGLLMRARGAIVGTVLRPRPLEEKIAATQAFARDVLPLVAAGAVKPVVDLVLPAERAREAHERMERNESFGKLVLTF, from the coding sequence ATGAAGGCGGTCCTGTTCGACGGCAAGGGCGGTCCCGAGATCGTGCGCTTCGCCGAGACCTCCGATCCCGCGCCGGCGCGCGGCGAGGTGCTCGTCCGCGTGCGCGCGGCGGCGCTGAACCGCGCGGATCTGCTGCAGCGCCGCGGCCTCTATCCGCCGCCGCCCGGCACGCGCGAGGACATCCCCGGCCTCGAGCTCGCGGGCGAGGTGGCCGCGGTCGGGGCGGGCGTCACCGCCTGGAAGGCGGGCGACCGCGTGATGGCCATCGCCTCCGGCGAGGCACAGGCGGAGCTCGCGGTGGCCCACGAGCGGATGCTCGTGCGGATCCCCGACGCGCTCTCCTCCGAGGACGCGGCCGCCATCCCGGAGGCGTGCGTCACCTCGCACGACGCGCTCTTCACGCTGGGCGGGCTGCGTCCCGGCTGGCCGGTCCTCGTCCACGCCATCGGCTCGGGCGTCTCCACCGCCGCGCTCCAGATCGCGAAGGCGGCGGGCGCGACGGTGATCGGCACCTCTCGCACCGCCGACAAGCTCGAGCGGGCGCGCGCGCTCGGGCTCGATCACGGGATCCTGGTCGCGAAGGACGAGCCGAGGTTCGCGGAGGAGGTCCGGCGCCTCACCGGCAAGCGGGGCTGCCCGCTCGTGCTCGACTTCGTGGGCGCACCCTACGCGGCGGAGAACCTCGCCGCGCTCGCCTCCGGCGGGCGCGTCGTGGTGATCGGGACCATGGGCGGCCCGAAGGCGCAGCTCGATCTGGGGCTCCTCATGCGGGCCCGCGGCGCCATCGTCGGCACGGTGCTGCGCCCGCGGCCGCTCGAGGAGAAGATCGCCGCGACCCAGGCGTTCGCGCGCGACGTCCTCCCGCTCGTCGCGGCGGGCGCGGTGAAGCCGGTCGTGGACCTGGTGCTGCCCGCCGAGCGCGCCCGCGAGGCGCACGAGCGCATGGAGCGGAACGAGAGCTTCGGCAAGCTCGTCCTGACCTTCTGA
- a CDS encoding lipopolysaccharide biosynthesis protein, whose translation MSDSILTRARPLLVARLAGAVLTLAVPMVLARVLLPESYGTFKQAWLLMNTLALVLPMGMTMSLYYFVPREPADRDAHVAQALWFHLVLGAFAAALVLAGAPLVDRQFHNPELTRAVPWIAAFTALQIAGAPLDIAWNASGRIGAAAVARLVTEVVRGAAILAGALLGGSVEAVFAGITVAHLLRAAWTFVTLARAHGLRFSASALRRQAAYALPFGAAFLLIVPQQQFHQYAVAAAVSAAAFAVYSVGTFQLPVVDILYTPVSELLQIGLAEVEGAGRPARAGLPLFHEAVLQLAFAFLPLVGLLGVVAPALIELFFSARYLDAVPIFRIGILSVALAALPLDGVMRARAQNRYMLALSVAKLGATVPLVLGGLRVAGPIGALAGWTFAEAVARVVMLHRAARLFEVPLSRVLPMRSLARQLAATAFAMAPAWVTMRALHAAPPAVRLAAACGAFALAYLGLSWARGWLPAGWLSLFSTRRARTAVAPSES comes from the coding sequence TTGTCCGATTCGATCCTGACGCGGGCCCGCCCGCTGCTCGTCGCCCGCCTCGCCGGCGCCGTCCTGACCCTGGCCGTGCCGATGGTGCTCGCGCGCGTGCTCCTGCCGGAGTCCTACGGCACGTTCAAGCAGGCCTGGCTCCTCATGAACACGCTCGCGCTCGTGCTGCCGATGGGCATGACGATGAGCCTCTACTACTTCGTGCCGCGCGAGCCGGCCGACCGCGACGCGCACGTCGCGCAGGCGCTGTGGTTCCACCTCGTGCTCGGCGCCTTCGCGGCCGCGCTCGTGCTCGCCGGGGCGCCGCTCGTCGACCGGCAGTTCCACAACCCGGAGCTGACGCGCGCCGTGCCGTGGATCGCGGCCTTCACGGCGCTCCAGATCGCGGGCGCCCCGCTCGACATCGCGTGGAACGCCTCCGGCCGGATCGGCGCGGCGGCGGTGGCCCGGCTCGTCACCGAGGTGGTGCGCGGGGCGGCCATCCTGGCGGGCGCGCTGCTGGGGGGCTCGGTCGAGGCGGTCTTCGCGGGCATCACCGTGGCGCACCTGCTCCGCGCCGCGTGGACCTTCGTGACGCTGGCGCGGGCGCACGGCCTGCGGTTCTCGGCGAGCGCCCTCCGCCGTCAGGCCGCCTACGCCCTGCCGTTCGGCGCGGCCTTCCTGCTCATCGTCCCCCAGCAGCAGTTCCACCAGTACGCCGTGGCGGCCGCGGTCTCGGCCGCGGCGTTCGCCGTCTACAGCGTCGGCACCTTCCAGCTGCCGGTGGTGGACATCCTCTACACGCCCGTCTCCGAGCTGCTCCAGATCGGCCTCGCGGAGGTGGAAGGCGCTGGCCGGCCCGCGCGAGCGGGGCTGCCGCTGTTCCACGAGGCCGTGCTCCAGCTCGCGTTCGCCTTCCTGCCGCTCGTGGGGCTCCTCGGCGTCGTCGCGCCCGCGCTCATCGAGCTCTTCTTCTCGGCGCGCTACCTCGACGCGGTCCCGATCTTCAGGATCGGCATCCTCTCCGTGGCGCTCGCCGCGCTCCCGCTCGACGGCGTGATGCGCGCGCGCGCCCAGAACCGCTACATGCTCGCGCTGTCCGTGGCGAAGCTCGGGGCCACCGTCCCGCTGGTGCTCGGCGGGCTGCGGGTGGCCGGGCCGATCGGCGCGCTCGCGGGCTGGACCTTTGCGGAGGCCGTCGCGCGGGTGGTGATGCTCCACCGGGCGGCGCGGCTGTTCGAGGTGCCGCTCTCCCGCGTGCTGCCCATGCGGTCGCTCGCTCGTCAGCTCGCCGCGACCGCCTTCGCGATGGCGCCGGCCTGGGTGACGATGCGCGCCCTCCACGCGGCGCCGCCGGCGGTGCGCCTCGCCGCCGCGTGCGGGGCCTTCGCGCTCGCGTACCTCGGGCTGTCCTGGGCGCGCGGCTGGCTGCCGGCCGGCTGGCTCTCGCTCTTCTCGACGCGGCGCGCTCGCACGGCCGTGGCTCCGTCGGAGTCATGA
- a CDS encoding OPT/YSL family transporter, protein MRELSPSTDLPNLVAPKRELTARAVAIAILVAALMGAAEPTVVLRIGYGPNMSVVSAFLGFIVITLIGKLTGRRGTRFENNLVQTAGTAAASGVGFMAVVLAAIDMLNQRGLMNLHLSSLQIFAWLAPSGLLGVLLAVPLRKHYIDQENLPFADGTAAGETLLVLDEGPKQAGPRVAALGIGGAISVGFTVLRQGFKWIPDTIAFGFLTPHAEALRLGSEVGVLSLGAGILVGLRVTLSMGLGMLLGWIVAPDRLFARGLVPELTFNAILQRWIMWPATGLMVAGGLTALVLKWKVIAKTFHGLSGKEADTSGDFPMRWVVWGALGCAVVLAAVQKISLGFPIWLSAVSVLLSIVLMLVGIRVLGETNWAPISAMANVMQAVFAVLAPGHVPINMVGSGMSGAVAANGEHLMQDYRAGKIVGSTNRHLTYLQLIGVPIGAAAVAVAYPAVRAKYGIGGEGGLTSPISVKWAGFAELLSQGFGALPSSALVALVVALVAGVVLTLLEASPRFGRYVPSPTAIGLGALIPGFAVVPMVIGGVAQDLWRRLSPRTEDVYATPLASGFITGEALVLLFLALWAAVAG, encoded by the coding sequence ATGCGCGAGCTCTCTCCCTCGACCGACCTCCCGAACCTCGTGGCGCCGAAGCGCGAGCTCACCGCCCGCGCGGTGGCCATCGCGATCCTCGTCGCCGCGCTGATGGGCGCCGCGGAGCCGACGGTGGTCCTGCGCATCGGCTACGGGCCGAACATGTCGGTGGTGAGCGCCTTCCTCGGCTTCATCGTCATCACCCTGATCGGCAAGCTCACCGGCCGCCGCGGCACCCGCTTCGAGAACAACCTCGTCCAGACCGCGGGCACCGCCGCCGCCTCGGGGGTGGGCTTCATGGCGGTGGTGCTCGCCGCCATCGACATGCTGAACCAGCGCGGGCTCATGAACCTGCACCTCTCGAGCCTCCAGATCTTCGCCTGGCTCGCCCCCTCCGGCCTCCTCGGCGTGCTGCTCGCGGTGCCGCTGCGCAAGCACTACATCGACCAGGAGAACCTCCCCTTCGCGGACGGCACCGCCGCCGGCGAGACGCTGCTCGTGCTCGACGAGGGGCCGAAGCAGGCGGGCCCGCGCGTCGCCGCGCTCGGGATCGGCGGGGCCATCTCGGTCGGGTTCACGGTGCTGCGCCAGGGGTTCAAGTGGATCCCCGACACGATCGCGTTCGGCTTCCTCACGCCGCACGCCGAGGCGCTGCGGCTGGGGAGCGAGGTGGGCGTCCTGTCGCTCGGGGCGGGCATCCTCGTGGGCCTCCGCGTGACGCTCTCGATGGGGCTCGGAATGCTGCTCGGCTGGATCGTCGCGCCCGACCGGCTCTTCGCGCGTGGCCTCGTGCCGGAGCTCACGTTCAACGCCATCCTGCAGCGCTGGATCATGTGGCCGGCGACCGGGCTCATGGTGGCGGGCGGCCTCACCGCCCTCGTCCTGAAGTGGAAGGTGATCGCGAAGACGTTCCATGGGCTGTCGGGCAAGGAGGCCGACACGAGCGGCGACTTCCCGATGCGCTGGGTGGTGTGGGGCGCCCTCGGGTGCGCCGTGGTGCTCGCCGCGGTGCAGAAGATCTCGCTCGGCTTCCCGATCTGGCTCTCCGCCGTCTCGGTGCTGCTCTCCATCGTCCTCATGCTCGTCGGCATCCGCGTGCTCGGCGAGACGAACTGGGCACCCATCTCGGCCATGGCGAACGTGATGCAGGCGGTGTTCGCCGTGCTCGCCCCAGGTCACGTGCCCATCAACATGGTGGGCTCCGGCATGAGCGGCGCGGTCGCGGCGAACGGCGAGCACCTCATGCAGGACTACCGGGCTGGCAAGATCGTCGGCTCGACCAACCGGCACCTCACCTACCTGCAGCTCATCGGCGTCCCCATCGGCGCGGCGGCGGTCGCCGTCGCCTACCCGGCGGTGCGCGCCAAGTACGGCATCGGGGGTGAGGGCGGGCTCACCTCGCCCATCTCCGTGAAGTGGGCCGGGTTCGCGGAGCTGCTGTCGCAGGGCTTCGGCGCGCTCCCGTCGAGCGCGCTCGTGGCGCTCGTCGTCGCGCTCGTCGCGGGGGTGGTCCTGACGCTGCTCGAGGCGAGCCCGCGCTTCGGCCGCTACGTCCCTTCCCCGACGGCCATCGGGCTCGGCGCGCTCATCCCGGGCTTCGCGGTGGTGCCCATGGTGATCGGCGGCGTCGCCCAGGACCTCTGGCGCCGGCTGTCGCCGCGGACGGAGGACGTGTACGCGACCCCGCTCGCCTCAGGGTTCATCACCGGGGAGGCGCTCGTGCTGCTGTTCCTCGCGCTCTGGGCGGCCGTCGCCGGCTGA
- a CDS encoding pectin acetylesterase-family hydrolase, producing the protein MWRPERPFRPRAAFVAFAFAVVAALGACGGEDTAGAEAPAEALPRNTWTWIDVPGTACGDGSQTGIAVNRGDGDEVLLFLDGGGACWDALTCFTLGLAKPGPFGSAEFAARAADVPGTVLDRAAPGNPFARYTLVFVPYCTGDVHAGDEIQGYPGAPRRWHHKGRVNVARAIDWLDANLGAPPKVVVSGASAGGFGALITFDAVRRRWPQARGYLVDDSGPPLVRDDLSPAVRAAWFVSWRLDEVLLPLCGTACLEDLSAVFPVLSGKYPQDRLSLLSSTRDSVIRSFVLLEPARFEDALLRLTTAVIAPLPNARTFLVPGSSHTLLGAPASFTAGGVRLDEWLRQQVEDDPAWSSVGP; encoded by the coding sequence ATGTGGCGACCCGAGAGGCCCTTCCGCCCGCGAGCGGCCTTCGTGGCCTTCGCCTTCGCCGTCGTCGCCGCGCTGGGCGCGTGCGGCGGCGAGGACACGGCGGGCGCGGAGGCGCCGGCGGAGGCGCTCCCGCGGAACACCTGGACGTGGATCGACGTGCCGGGGACCGCCTGCGGCGACGGCTCGCAGACCGGCATCGCCGTGAACCGGGGCGACGGGGACGAGGTCCTCCTCTTCCTGGACGGCGGGGGGGCGTGCTGGGACGCGCTCACCTGCTTCACCCTGGGGCTCGCCAAGCCCGGACCGTTCGGAAGCGCCGAGTTCGCCGCCCGGGCGGCTGACGTCCCGGGCACGGTCCTGGACCGCGCGGCGCCCGGCAACCCCTTCGCGCGCTACACGCTCGTGTTCGTGCCGTACTGCACGGGCGACGTCCACGCGGGCGACGAGATCCAGGGCTACCCGGGCGCGCCGCGCCGCTGGCACCACAAGGGCCGCGTGAACGTGGCCCGCGCGATCGACTGGCTCGACGCGAACCTGGGGGCGCCGCCGAAGGTGGTCGTGAGCGGCGCGTCCGCCGGCGGCTTCGGCGCGCTGATCACGTTCGACGCCGTGCGCCGCCGCTGGCCGCAGGCCCGCGGCTACCTCGTGGACGACTCCGGGCCGCCGCTCGTCCGCGACGACCTCTCGCCGGCGGTGCGCGCGGCGTGGTTCGTGAGCTGGCGCCTCGACGAGGTGCTCCTTCCGCTCTGCGGCACCGCCTGCCTCGAGGATCTCTCGGCGGTCTTCCCGGTCCTGTCGGGCAAGTACCCGCAGGACCGGCTCTCCCTGCTCTCCTCGACCCGCGACTCCGTCATCCGCAGCTTCGTCCTCCTCGAGCCCGCGCGCTTCGAGGACGCCCTCCTGCGGCTCACGACGGCGGTCATCGCGCCGCTCCCGAACGCGCGCACGTTCCTCGTCCCCGGCTCGAGCCACACCCTCCTCGGCGCGCCCGCTTCCTTCACCGCCGGCGGCGTGAGGCTCGACGAGTGGCTGCGCCAGCAGGTGGAGGACGACCCCGCGTGGAGCTCGGTCGGGCCGTGA
- a CDS encoding glycosyltransferase family 4 protein has protein sequence MRSDRLSIAYVHYGAQSGVTDQVARALGTRGHDVRLVEATGDLEPRHPVTGRLRPRPAVALTLAAAAARFGVGRSALEHRWNTPFAFDRHSLRAGEALRALDPPPRLVLQNGALFAPGLPAPFPYALLLDHTRALAMRGPPCPAAGLAAPLDYGEGWLARETALYRRARVLATFSANVARSLVSDYGVDPACVRVVGAGANVFPGAAPRQDDGRTILFVGRDFPRKGGHVLAEAFARLRRTEPRARLLVAGPPAAPPLPVGAHWLGPVELDELPALFAQATVFALPTLREPFGLAFLDAMACAVPCVGTAHEAVPEIVGDAETGLLVPPGDADALAEALRRLLAEPERARVMGARGRERVAAGFLWSHVAERLERALLDAISSHGKAA, from the coding sequence TTGCGCAGCGACAGGCTGTCCATCGCGTACGTGCACTACGGCGCGCAGAGCGGCGTGACCGACCAGGTCGCGCGCGCCCTCGGTACGCGGGGCCACGACGTCCGGCTGGTCGAGGCGACGGGCGACCTCGAGCCCCGCCACCCGGTCACGGGCCGGCTCCGCCCGCGGCCCGCCGTCGCGCTCACGCTCGCCGCCGCGGCGGCGCGGTTCGGCGTGGGGCGCAGCGCGCTCGAGCACCGCTGGAACACCCCCTTTGCGTTCGACCGGCACTCTCTTCGTGCCGGTGAGGCCCTGCGCGCGCTCGACCCTCCGCCCCGCCTCGTGCTGCAGAACGGCGCGCTCTTCGCGCCAGGGCTCCCGGCCCCCTTTCCGTACGCGCTCCTGCTCGATCACACCCGCGCGCTCGCGATGCGCGGCCCGCCCTGTCCCGCCGCCGGGCTCGCCGCGCCGCTCGACTACGGCGAGGGCTGGCTGGCGCGCGAGACCGCCCTCTATCGGCGCGCGCGCGTGCTCGCGACCTTCAGCGCGAACGTCGCGCGCTCGCTCGTCTCCGACTACGGCGTGGACCCCGCGTGCGTGCGCGTGGTGGGAGCCGGCGCGAACGTCTTCCCGGGCGCAGCGCCGCGCCAGGACGACGGCCGCACGATCCTGTTCGTCGGACGCGACTTCCCCCGCAAGGGCGGGCACGTGCTCGCGGAGGCGTTCGCGCGGCTGCGCCGGACGGAGCCGCGGGCGCGGCTGCTGGTGGCGGGCCCGCCCGCGGCGCCGCCGCTCCCCGTGGGCGCCCACTGGCTCGGCCCCGTCGAGCTCGACGAGCTGCCGGCGCTCTTCGCGCAGGCGACGGTGTTCGCCCTGCCCACCCTGCGCGAGCCGTTCGGCCTCGCCTTCCTCGACGCGATGGCCTGCGCCGTGCCGTGCGTCGGCACCGCGCACGAGGCGGTGCCGGAGATCGTGGGCGACGCCGAGACCGGACTCCTCGTGCCGCCAGGGGACGCGGACGCGCTCGCGGAGGCCCTGCGGCGCCTCCTCGCCGAACCGGAGCGCGCGCGCGTCATGGGCGCGCGCGGTCGCGAGCGGGTCGCGGCGGGCTTCCTGTGGAGCCACGTCGCGGAGCGGCTCGAGCGCGCCCTGCTCGACGCGATCTCCTCCCACGGCAAGGCGGCGTGA
- a CDS encoding ATP-binding protein, whose amino-acid sequence MIRKIVQIDEARCDGCGQCIPSCAEGAIALVNGKARLSADVLCDGLGACLGECPQGAITVIEREAADFDEAAVKAHLARARAPAQEPAPPALAAVAPPAPARPRLSIVSDPAPSAGGGCPGSRPRTLTPRPAGPQRVAAGMASAQSRLGQWPVQLHLVPVTASYFQGADLLVAADCVPFAYAGFHDELLAGRAIVVGCPKLDDNDFYAEKLTAILTQSDVRSVTVARMEVPCCGGIAMAARHAVAASGKKLPLTDVVVGVDGAVR is encoded by the coding sequence ATGATCCGGAAGATCGTGCAGATCGACGAGGCCCGCTGCGACGGTTGCGGGCAGTGCATCCCTTCCTGCGCCGAGGGCGCCATCGCGCTCGTGAACGGGAAGGCGCGCCTCTCGGCGGACGTGCTCTGCGACGGCCTGGGCGCCTGCCTGGGCGAGTGCCCGCAGGGCGCGATCACCGTGATCGAGCGCGAGGCGGCGGACTTCGACGAGGCGGCGGTGAAGGCGCACCTCGCTCGCGCTCGCGCTCCCGCGCAGGAGCCCGCCCCGCCCGCGCTCGCGGCCGTCGCGCCGCCCGCGCCCGCGCGCCCGCGGCTCTCCATCGTCTCGGACCCCGCTCCCTCGGCGGGCGGAGGTTGCCCCGGCTCGCGCCCGCGGACGCTCACGCCCCGGCCCGCCGGTCCCCAGCGCGTCGCCGCAGGGATGGCCTCGGCGCAGAGCCGGCTCGGGCAGTGGCCGGTCCAGCTGCACCTCGTCCCGGTGACCGCCTCCTACTTCCAGGGCGCGGACCTGCTCGTCGCGGCGGACTGCGTGCCCTTCGCCTACGCCGGGTTCCACGACGAGCTCCTCGCCGGACGGGCCATCGTGGTGGGGTGCCCGAAGCTCGACGACAACGACTTCTACGCCGAGAAGCTCACGGCGATCCTCACGCAGTCCGACGTGCGGAGCGTCACGGTCGCGCGCATGGAGGTCCCCTGCTGCGGCGGGATCGCCATGGCCGCGCGCCACGCGGTCGCGGCGAGCGGGAAGAAGCTGCCGCTGACGGACGTGGTGGTGGGGGTGGACGGCGCGGTGAGATAG
- a CDS encoding serine/threonine-protein kinase, protein MSAAEHPPAGGRFEPESLLGLVLDGRYELAAHLATGGMGAVFRARHVHLRKDVAVKVLRPDLSSSPDLVERFRREAEIASALEHDNIVRVTDFGRSPDGWLFLVMELLCGESLFDRIRRDGCLSPEEAVPILWQVCAGLEAAHALGVVHRDLKPENVFLARTASGREVTKLLDFGIAKIADPASGASTQAGVVVGTPEYLAPEQALGGEVDARADLYAVGLIAWRVLGGRHPFKADEPRALLMMQATRPVPPLTDPRPDLGAYPALVAAVARACAKEPDERHPSASALRDDLGGSLGPAFVLPPNATPSPAISLSATPPARAPDPVGVADTRAALPPVRTAPIASSTLSLEAARLAGRARTLARSAARRARAAVRELGAHPRVVAAAAVAALLALTLALALGWSRGRTAAEARSLLAGGRPGAALALLDRALAERPDDGELLLLRARALHLTGADAAALSAFAAARARGSLDDPARADLVAALAADRATADRAHRLLLEEGEAAVPAVLRAAREGAPSQRLRALHLARDLGAEERLDRAAAYGALLDVPDCEVRREAAERLGEIGDRAALPALRRAALATVETKGFFGMTRRAQACGSAEAAAAARRIEAAARSP, encoded by the coding sequence GTGTCCGCCGCCGAACACCCGCCAGCCGGGGGCCGATTCGAGCCCGAGTCGCTCCTCGGCCTCGTCCTCGACGGAAGGTACGAGCTCGCCGCGCACCTCGCGACCGGCGGGATGGGGGCGGTGTTCCGGGCCCGCCACGTCCACCTGCGCAAGGACGTCGCGGTGAAGGTCCTGCGCCCGGACCTCTCCTCCTCGCCCGACCTCGTCGAGCGGTTCCGGCGGGAGGCGGAGATCGCGAGCGCGCTCGAGCACGACAACATCGTGCGCGTGACCGACTTCGGTCGCAGCCCGGACGGCTGGCTCTTCCTCGTGATGGAGCTGCTGTGCGGCGAGAGCCTCTTCGACCGGATCCGGCGCGACGGGTGTCTCTCGCCGGAGGAGGCGGTGCCGATCCTCTGGCAGGTGTGCGCGGGGCTCGAGGCGGCGCACGCCCTCGGCGTCGTGCACCGCGACCTCAAGCCCGAGAACGTCTTCCTCGCCCGCACGGCCAGCGGACGCGAGGTGACGAAGCTCCTCGACTTCGGCATCGCGAAGATCGCCGACCCCGCGAGCGGCGCCTCCACGCAGGCCGGGGTCGTGGTCGGCACGCCCGAGTACCTCGCGCCGGAGCAGGCGCTCGGGGGCGAGGTCGACGCGCGCGCCGACCTGTACGCCGTCGGCCTCATCGCCTGGCGCGTGCTGGGCGGCCGCCACCCGTTCAAGGCCGACGAGCCGCGCGCGCTGCTCATGATGCAGGCGACGCGCCCGGTGCCCCCGCTCACCGACCCGCGCCCGGACCTCGGCGCCTACCCCGCGCTGGTGGCCGCGGTGGCGCGCGCCTGCGCCAAGGAGCCGGACGAGCGACATCCGTCCGCGAGCGCCCTGCGCGACGATCTCGGCGGCTCCCTCGGGCCCGCCTTCGTGCTGCCGCCGAACGCGACCCCGTCGCCCGCCATCTCCCTGTCCGCGACGCCGCCCGCCCGGGCGCCCGACCCGGTGGGCGTCGCCGACACCCGCGCCGCGCTCCCGCCCGTCCGGACCGCCCCGATCGCGTCGTCGACGCTCTCGCTCGAGGCCGCGCGCCTCGCCGGGCGCGCCCGCACGCTCGCGCGGTCCGCCGCCCGGCGCGCGCGCGCGGCCGTCCGCGAGCTGGGCGCGCACCCCCGCGTCGTCGCCGCCGCCGCGGTCGCCGCCCTGCTCGCGCTCACGCTCGCCCTCGCGCTCGGCTGGAGCCGCGGCAGGACCGCCGCCGAGGCGCGCAGCCTCCTCGCCGGCGGCCGGCCCGGCGCGGCCCTCGCGCTCCTCGATCGCGCGCTGGCGGAGCGTCCGGACGACGGCGAGCTGCTGCTCCTCCGCGCCCGGGCGCTGCACCTCACCGGCGCCGACGCAGCGGCGCTCTCCGCCTTCGCCGCTGCGCGCGCCCGCGGCTCCCTCGACGACCCCGCCCGCGCGGACCTCGTCGCGGCGCTGGCCGCGGACCGGGCGACCGCGGACCGGGCGCACCGCCTCCTGCTCGAGGAGGGCGAGGCCGCCGTCCCCGCGGTCTTGCGCGCCGCGCGCGAGGGGGCCCCCTCGCAGCGGCTCCGGGCGCTCCACCTCGCGCGCGACCTGGGCGCGGAGGAGCGGCTCGATCGCGCCGCCGCCTACGGCGCCCTGCTCGACGTGCCCGACTGCGAGGTGCGGCGCGAGGCCGCCGAGCGGCTCGGCGAGATCGGCGATCGCGCCGCGCTCCCCGCGCTGCGGCGGGCCGCGCTCGCGACGGTCGAGACGAAGGGGTTCTTCGGGATGACCCGGCGCGCGCAGGCCTGCGGGTCCGCCGAGGCGGCGGCGGCCGCCCGGCGCATCGAGGCGGCGGCGCGGTCGCCGTGA